The SAR324 cluster bacterium genome includes a window with the following:
- a CDS encoding TRAP transporter substrate-binding protein codes for MNRRKFIQNISVVGGATAVATSTFPSPAISQNRKRWNAVSAFGKAGLLGQALEEFTKFVATASEGKLTIKAYHAGELVKPFEAMDAVQSGAAQMGYGAPYYWAGKSDSISFVAAMPYGLTAQEQNAWLYYGGGIEQADKHAYNPLGLKFLPMGNTGNQMGGWYAKEINTVNDLKGLKFRMPGLGGEILKTFGVNVILLPGVEVLPALTSGAIDGTEWIGPAADMGAGLHKVVKNYYYPGWHEPATVLDSFFDINEWEKLDDSLKEIVKRGAASTNLFILSRFQAINNSALQKLTGEHNVQLKAYSTELLDAIGSRAADVLPEIASKSQDAKVIYNEIVNIRESMLDWSSYAEGNFMSARTAAKMRKI; via the coding sequence ATGAACCGAAGAAAATTTATTCAAAACATTTCTGTTGTGGGAGGTGCAACCGCTGTAGCAACTTCAACATTTCCTAGCCCAGCAATTTCTCAAAATAGAAAAAGATGGAATGCTGTATCAGCATTTGGTAAAGCTGGGTTGTTAGGGCAAGCTCTTGAAGAATTCACAAAATTCGTTGCAACAGCATCTGAGGGAAAACTAACTATTAAAGCCTATCATGCAGGAGAACTAGTTAAGCCGTTTGAAGCAATGGATGCCGTCCAATCAGGTGCGGCACAAATGGGATATGGAGCACCGTATTATTGGGCAGGAAAATCTGATTCTATTTCTTTTGTTGCAGCAATGCCATATGGACTTACTGCCCAAGAGCAAAATGCCTGGCTTTATTACGGGGGGGGAATAGAGCAAGCTGACAAACATGCATATAATCCACTGGGGTTAAAGTTTTTACCGATGGGGAATACAGGAAACCAGATGGGAGGATGGTATGCGAAGGAAATTAACACTGTGAATGATCTCAAAGGCTTAAAGTTTAGAATGCCTGGGTTGGGTGGTGAAATTTTGAAGACTTTTGGAGTAAACGTCATTTTGTTGCCAGGTGTTGAAGTTTTACCAGCACTTACATCAGGTGCTATTGATGGCACAGAATGGATTGGTCCCGCAGCTGACATGGGAGCAGGTCTCCACAAAGTTGTGAAAAACTACTATTATCCAGGATGGCATGAACCAGCAACAGTTCTCGATAGTTTTTTTGATATAAATGAGTGGGAAAAATTAGACGACAGCCTTAAAGAAATAGTTAAGCGGGGTGCTGCAAGTACTAACTTGTTTATACTATCCAGGTTTCAAGCAATCAACAATTCTGCCCTTCAGAAACTTACTGGTGAACACAACGTTCAACTAAAAGCGTATAGTACAGAGTTGTTGGACGCAATCGGAAGTCGTGCTGCTGATGTGCTGCCAGAAATTGCTTCTAAATCCCAAGATGCAAAAGTAATCTATAATGAGATAGTCAATATTCGTGAATCAATGTTAGATTGGTCATCTTACGCTGAAGGAAACTTTATGTCAGCAAGAACAGCTGCGAAAATGAGGAAAATATAA
- a CDS encoding TRAP transporter small permease subunit, which produces MNTLIKISNTIDQINEFAGKVVSWLLILMIINVFIVVVLRYVFSYGVVWMQETYIWMHSIVFLVGAGYTLACDAHVRIDLIYGKAGDRYKSMVNLICTLIFALPVLYFLFSSSLPFVKRSWSIYEKSAETGGLQGVFLLKSVILLFCILFGLQFVALMIRSISTFFITKNNIYK; this is translated from the coding sequence ATGAATACTTTAATCAAAATCAGCAATACGATTGATCAAATAAATGAATTTGCAGGTAAAGTTGTTTCATGGTTACTAATCTTAATGATTATTAATGTTTTTATTGTTGTAGTTTTAAGATACGTATTCAGCTATGGTGTTGTTTGGATGCAAGAGACTTATATTTGGATGCACTCAATAGTTTTTTTAGTGGGAGCTGGGTATACTTTAGCGTGTGATGCTCATGTAAGAATAGATTTAATCTATGGCAAGGCAGGTGATCGTTATAAATCTATGGTTAACCTAATTTGCACACTAATATTTGCATTACCAGTTTTATATTTTCTATTTTCAAGTAGCCTACCTTTTGTAAAAAGATCTTGGTCAATTTATGAAAAATCTGCAGAAACTGGTGGACTTCAAGGGGTATTTCTACTTAAGTCTGTCATTTTATTATTTTGTATTTTGTTTGGGCTTCAATTTGTAGCTCTAATGATAAGGAGTATTTCTACTTTTTTCATCACAAAAAATAATATTTACAAATAA